The Rhopalosiphum maidis isolate BTI-1 chromosome 2, ASM367621v3, whole genome shotgun sequence genome segment tatatatattatacagcaatgattttttttttcataaatcgtTGTTTCCTCCgtcgtatatacataaacactcGCTtagatatatcataatattattacatttgtgTACGCATAATACATGAGGCATGAGAAAATCGGGGGTCAACGACTTGCGGTTTAGCGTCGATGATGAAGAAGAGCAGTGTTGGAATGGGGcttttcattattatcatcatcatcatcgccgttgttataacttataatattatgcacaacGGTGGATTTTTTGTACTTCCTACcattataattcatagttttattatcttattagtaagtataataatggtCTGTGGGCGATGGGTACAATGTGTATGTGAAGATGATTGTTAATTTTGTACTTTAgtcaatttattttccaaattttgaaatactcaaggaaatattattaaaatacatttctaattatttgaaaaataatgacattttattcattttaagtatatactaaattacaCGAAAACGTTTGCTAAAAAGTAGTAGAACGCCACCTTTTGTATCAACGAATTGTGTTTACCTCTGTAATCTATAaacatacctatttttttatattacataataacttAGTACCCATATTTgtagatacctataatataatagtattatacatgtattaaatacaaaattaaaatacattattgtgaTTATTCGAACTTCGACAGTTTAATATACTGTTaagtcatattatagtatgtaatcagtaaaaaacatgttcatttgaaaaattcgaggaaaaattgaattattcattacttagtataatatatacactgtaaatgtatgtaaatacatttgaaactTGGATTTCCTACtcgttattttattcgatACAGCGTTGTGTCGGAATTtgcgtatttaattaattctagaaaaaaataacgtgGTTAAAATCGaattacctatacaatttgCATGTTTACCAAAATGTACGAAATttcgaatatattttacaatattgttatttaaatataatttttatttatgcattattCTTGTCttcaattacttaaatattacttttagtttgaaaaataattgataaaataaaataagttacacTGTAATTTTTACAGTACTATGTACTATGTCATTTTATGTTTCTAtgtagtatacataataacataattttaagtccctatatatttattaaatatcagtacctatataataataatacagactACAAGATGCATCATACATTTGGTAGTAGGAAAAAAAGCCGCcccgtatatacatttttttttaacatattatctataaccataaaatgatataatattatattatttaatatagtatctagtataataaattaaatgcataataatgtaatgtaataaaataaatttaaaaacaatattaggtgtattattttattaaatattattataatataaaattatatgtaattgtaaatgtatactacaagtctttaataaaaagtattatgtattcagttaatatgggctttatttttattaaattttatgcatttatacattaatgcaGTGTTTCTAACTGGTGTTCCGCGGAACCTAAGGGTTCCGTGAAAAATttgggaaaatataaataaattaataatatttttgatttgaattatgATTCTATCATACACTAGCTCCAATAATTATATGGAGGTTCCACAAAACGTTCAAGCTCCTGCAAAGGTTCTGCGAGTAAAAGAAATTAAGAAACACTGCATTAATGCatgtaaaaaacaatttccaaacaccaaaacaaaaaattgatttagatAATTAGTACTAAatcaatgaatatattattacttatataattaggtataataattttaaaaaaaaacttcatttaTAGGTACCCTGAAAAAAAACACTTGTaagaaaaatttgttattcaattatttcataatatttttaattaattgtaagacataaatacctaattgtttGAATTGGTTTTGGTTTCAGAAAATTAATCAGTGGACGAAAACAACTATGAGTGATGAGGGAAGAAGATTTAGAAATAGCGTTAaaggtaggtattattttgCCATTAGGTATATGCTATTATATCTTATGTTGTAACTGTTAATATCTGAGATAACCAAtgtgatgtttttatttttaaggtggTGATAGTGGGAAATGGCGCAGTCGGAAAATCAAGTATGATTCAGCGTTACTGCAGAGGAACATTTACCCGagactataaaaaaacaattggagTAGACTTTTTGGAAAGACAAATAGAGTatgttacttttatataaacttaattatgCTTCAGAATTTTAGTGCCGTAGAAACCTAGGTGCGGGCGGTTCATTGCACCGAGGCCCCACgtttcaatttcaaatatgGTGCCcacacttaaataaaataatataagaattaagAACCTatactaataacaatttttttttataaaatcataatattatatgtattagtattactgtattagtaataacattgattttaaatagtatttataattaatggtaataatataatgataattccGTTAGtactttgttattattgtcggTTAATAGTATAGATGATGTGTTACTGTGTttcaatttgataaataatgtcaATACACGATTTCTTAAcccatcaaaattaaaaatttccgAGGAATCAAGCATAATCAAGTCTTCAtatgattttgtattaaaatacaaatgtgaCATCAATTCAGTATTTTCCAGACAAGTTTTATCAATCACGAAACTAATTGGTCCAGAACAATCTGATATCAGAGACTTAATAAACTTCATTATTCAAAATGACATGGCTTATGGTTTTCCAGATGTTTTAACTGCacgtttaatatttcttataatccCAGTAACTGTGGCCTTGACTGAGagatcattttcaaaattgaaactcattaaaaactatttgagAAACTCAATGTCTCAAAATAGACTTAGTAATATTGctattctaaatataaaaaaagtagaacTAATGAACTAGATATAGAGaaaataattgacaatttcGCTAATGCTAatgcaagaaaaaaaaattttttgtgttaaagtcaataataaagataacatACTGTTGACtgtatgtattgtttttttataattgtttaaattaaatattaatggaaaATAATGGGCCATAAGCACACATAGGGGGTGCTTAGCACAAAAGCGCCCTGCCACCCTCAGGCTTCAAATTAGTACTCCCAGttcccatataataataaaataattatttttaaatattttgaatacataatacattatatacagtatagttgcttaataatttaaataaataaagagtagcaactatattaaaatttatacaatttcaactttattattagttattaatttgtctatacaagtatgtaagtataattaattaaagttttaatttattatatttgtatattgtattataattaataagtaaaaatttaaaattattgcatgcagtttattatattattaaggggGTATGGACTGTGGGGGGCTAAGCTCCTCACAGATCTGTATACCATCAATTATTCCAGCACCCCCTAAATTCATACCCAATATGCACTTATATAAAGGCCTATCTAGTTCTAGCTACAGCACTGCAGAATTTACTACTGACTTAAACTACTTAATTTACTACTGAACCTAAGTTACTACTATTAAATGATGAatggtaatatattgtaatttaaagaataaatataattaaatacattgctAAAATTCAGCAAAACATACGTATAAAACTACCTAAAGCATTATTTAATCTCTTTATCTaactcatattaaatttaatgagttaaaaagtgaaattttgaagttgtcaataatttggaatttttataataattatttatacaaaactatcttataaattgtaagtcTGTTAGTTCATAGTTTATTGTAAACACtacattacttaaataaaaaaaataataataaaatacttaacattttatgtgAACCTTCATAACTTCATTAGGTCAATACTTTTTCTTAGGTCGACCAGAAACTGATGATCTGTTTTAACGTTAATTTAAGTAGATAACTGTTAAACCTAAGAAttacatttgtaattatatgtattcattgtaatattatagtatatactaatgTTATGCTAAATATCTTGATATCtagttacattttattgtattgtagaatatatgaatatgaatcattatttaataaggttttactaaataaataatcaaatatttttaattatgttaaactataactatatattttatactttagatGCAATGGGGAAGATGTGAGGTTAATGTTATGGGACACAGCAGGTCAAGAAGAATTTGATGCCATTACCAAAGCATATTACAGAGGAGCCCAAGCTTGTGTGTTGGCATTTTCCACTACAGACAGAGATTCGTTTGAAGCAATTCACTCATGGAAAATCaaggtttcataatattaaaatattttatcggtgGTTAgcttagtatttataatagctattaactttcaaatattaaccataaataaaaatgggaTAAGGCTAGCTACTTGTCCCCCATGAATTCACATTAAACCTCCGATTCAAATCTctccaattttatttttaaaatggcaatctgttttttatgaaaataaacctTCTTGAACTgtgctttaatattatgaaacaaatgttataaatataaatcttaagtattatttttctttagacAACATTGTTcattagataattaatttgaaatattcggtatagttttttattgtttgtattttaataatatttgtacatttattcaagtttttaaaaatataattttactaaatttatgatttatcataAAGCTAATCtacttattatagaattttagttatgaaataaataaaaatattttcttctttaGTCTTTACTAGCTCAGTGGTCCATTTAGGACCAGCTTACCACTAGTAAGCTTCTCCATTTTTCTCCGTCCAGCCCAGTCTAATGTTCCACTCTCAAATCCTTTTCTACTGTGTCTTTCCATCTTGTTCTTGGTCTTCCAAGtagatgttttttatttactttttctgTTAAGACATTTCCTTAATACATCTCCATTATTCTCCATACACCATATCCTAgccaatttaaatgttttaatcgtatacgctaaataataaaataaataataaaaatacaaatattttaatcatattaactCAAATATCTTTAATGTCAGTTAATgactgtgtattatataatgtataatatagttaatgccaattataaattgtaattaatttaattgtaaaaatgtaataaataatcataaaataaaagatacctgataaaatattaatataatactataggaGTATTGTTATGCatgttttaattcataatttactaattttttgtcatttttaaagGGTGTTGGTCTtggtagtaattatttattttgattcttCTCTTCAATAAACTCAATTAAGAATACTACACCAATTACGTAAGTTACACAGCTTTAACATattgcaaaattattattaattaatttatgaacaaaACTTGAGGTCTATAAAGATAATAGACTATAAATTcactaaaacttttaaataaaatgtatcaattaaatttactataggtGGAAGATGAATGTGGAAAGATACCAACAGTTATTGTGCAAAATAAGGTTGATTTGATAGAACGCAGCCAAGTTGATCcgttagtaatattatttatttagattttaattacttaacaaAAATCGATAAGGAATTAAAATGCTTtactttgtaaaataattttaatattaaatttattgtatcagtattattattggtataatttCCAGTGCACaatgtatacttaaaacaTGTTACCTAAGCAACCTAACCTTAAATAAGaagtaaatcaaaaaatttacacattgtaattttaatttatgaaagtgTTTCAGGTTCTTaatcatttattgtatttagttaaaattaatacattatagacTGCATTATACTATTTGTAACATTGAATTagcattagaatttaaatattttacagacaAGAAGTTGACATTCTTGCTCGGTCGTTAGGTTGCAAGCTAATATGCACATCAGTAAAAGACGACGTCAATGTCAACAATGTATTTAGGTATTTGGCTACACGATGTTTGATGGAAATACAGAAAGAAGAACAAGAATATATGTCAGGAAATGGATTACATCAAACATACACAATAGGTAAATTATCTGTTTTTACCTTTTCaaacaacaacaaatttaACATGTACTGTTActgaaataaatagataattttcctcgtgttttgttaatatattttcatatttgaaaaaaaaagttattaattttataactatcatTACATTAAACAACAGTATTCACTTACATTTAAGTAATTagtacacatttataaatattttttttttttacttggatgataagtatatgttattacaataGAGCGTCAATTATCCACATTAATTGGGACCGAGGATGGTGcggataaaacaataaacatttaaaattaagttaaatactaatttactggatatataatatacctataatatgatacattagTAAGCCgtagtagataataaaataatctcacatattttcataatatataaaagataaatcaGACATAACAAATGAtagaactaaattaaattaactaaaaatgaatttgtacaaaaaatttGTGATGCGTATAATCGACACTCTACTGTATGTGAaagatactttaaattaattttaattattaaacataaactgcataatttttatatatattcaaaatgctACACcaacatgtgttgtctccgtttacaaaatatattaaacatagtaaaaactgttttgtgcTGTAAAGAACCAAGAAAGctacagttataattaagaaacaACATTATCACTACATAAAAAGGAGAACTTTGACTgtgaaatatcatttttatttttttaatattggaacTACGAAAAAAGTTATTCAAGTTTGTAGAACctgaaaaataatggattttgaaacaataaaaactttttttgtaaagtgagatcaaaaaaataaatcgttatttcacagataatattctcagctatattgtatatcaattTGGAGTCTGAACTATCATATGGGTATACTATCCCGTACAAAACAGTTTTTGTCATGTTTTACATTTCTAAGACTGTGGCAACACATGCAGGTTTAGTatcctattaatattattacaaattaacaaatttgaatttatgattttttttttatttcaaggtTCATTTGGTGCAGTTCCATACCACAATAGAAATTCTTCAACCACAATAAAATTGAGGTCTGGAAAAATAaggcaaaagaaaaaaaatatctttaagaaCTCTTGTGTCATACCATAATAGTTTAAACAATAACTTttccaatataaaaatgtttgatgtgtaattaataaaatatgaaacaaaataacaatattgaaaaacaatttatatcacTATTTGTTTGTCAGGAATTCAATTAACATTAAGATTACATTAGCAATGAacgattaataatagttaaaacaaaTGGAATTATTGTAGACGACAgacttgttaaattatttgccTTTAGATTCTATAATGTAATTCAACAGCCCTTGTAatcgtttaataatacatttctgaTCGTCGAGCGTACATCCTAAGACGGCTGTTTCAAATACCTTACAGCCAAGTTCATTTCCTGATGAACTACATGAAGCTATGTACGTCTGACACATGGATTTGGCATTATCAGGATCCTCCCTCAATGTATTCACTATTCTGTCAATCATTTTGTTGATTTCTTCCAAACAGTTTTGTTGGCTATCACTTCTGGTGGTGAGCACGCTGATGTTAACTGTTTCACATCTATCTATGATACGATTAGCAAATTGATAAATGTCTTCTTTGTCAACTGGAACCGTACATCAAATATAATGGTAAAATTGATTGCACTATGAACTTAAGAATCACATACTTACCGTCACTCAGGTCGTCCAGCAGTTTGGAATTCCTCACACACTCTACACTGTTATTAACGTTTTCGAGATCTTCGGCCATTTTCAATGCCTCTTTTCGTATGGTTTCGATGGTCATTTCAGCATTATCCAACATTTTTGTCAGATCACCTTTGGGGTTTAGTCGAAAACCAACATCGTCCATCACCAATTCTGTAACTGAGGAGTGAGAAAACTTAAGAACgtcttacataaaaataatgcaaaacATGGTTTACTTTAGAGAATTTTCACAAACTCAAGTTTATAGTCCCACTATAACAAGCCACGTTGATGGGTTTATCACGGAAAAAACAAGACGATATCGAATTTGTCACTGAGAGTACCACCTACGTAACGACTTTCATCACGTTTCGCTATTTAGtagttattcttattaatttataataaataaccacAGTATAGTGGTATTGTGACTTATGGACAATCGTCggcaaaataatagtatatgaaccgtttaaaataaatatactttgcgAACTACattacaaaatagtaaatacaaatcGTCTTGTCCGCAGTACACCACAGAACAATCACACTTGATATCATTAATTCTTATCacttatatcaaatttttttttgacaaaattatatattaccacATAGACGCTGTCTGATATTGCCCAAATCGGGTGTCTCTGACCTTGAACACGGTCTCCAGTGGGCGTAACATACATTatcacttataataaataatatcaatataatcacagagaaatatattttgttataatttttatttatttatttaacaataaaccagtgtcaaataacaatatttcagtagcacttattcattttaagatttattaaaatacataataaataatagtataataataataaacataataaataatttgtttccgtttttataatatcgtaacaACTAGGGAAACACATTACCAATTTCTAATCCGATTACGAATacagttttaacttttagagACCAATACTTCATACCATAGGGATACAGTAAACCGATCAGCTGGTTGAGTGTCGCTTCTATGTTATTCTGTGCCACCACGCACTAAGTCTGTAATTAACCTTATAACCTTATAAGGTCTATGATTACCACAGAATATATATTctgtgatattaaaaataatcgatattttactatgtataattagtGCGTCATTAGTATGAATTTATACGaccaattttgaaatttgtatgcAACTCGTTCTATGAAATAAATCCATTTTTGTGTGGGGGCTGGGATAACGTTATTCCAGTCCCCCTAAACCACCTAATcgaaatacacaatataataatttaaatatgcatataactGCAAAtgtattcacttaaaaattataataaaaaaaataacttaataggATACAAATCTAAAtaggataaaaaataagacCCATCTGGTCATATGGCATCCAGCTCTGGGGTGCagctaaaatatctaatattaaccGTATTCATAGGTTCCAATCCAAAATCTTCGAACAGTTTCAAAAGCTCCATTCTACATCTCCAATAAATCTCTCCActctgatttaaaaatatcacctGTCACCGAGTTAGCCAAACTACATTACAAGCGTTTCAATAGCCGACTAACCCAACACCCAAACCCTCTTATTACTCAACTCTCATCCGCAACCATTCCAGGCAACCCTAAAAAAGACTAAAAAGACAGTGGTGTCGTGACCTGCTaagataaattgaaaaaaaaaattgaaaaatgtgtaatatagtCAACTACTATCTTGACGAAGTACCTCCAATGGGAGGTCTCTTCACTCTGTTATTCCTGTtctatgtgttattatataaattaagtttattattcaaatttgtaaCAGATTgctaaataaagaattaagtttaaaaaaaaaataggataaAAAAGCagttaagtaaaaattgatatttaattttaaaaaaatggaatattaataaaaaaacatgttaaatgaaaaataatataaataattataattttttattaatataaatcaattttataatttttataaaattataaattgtataaaatgacacaaacataataaataattaaaataataatttataaatacaatttaaaaaaaaaatcatttcactaagtttagaaattaatatggttataatcatttttgtaaaCGTAAAATTTGCTGTTTTGTGCATAAGTCAGATAGAGAAAAACAACGCAGACATCCTCTTAAGCTttacattgaaattattacaaattactagTAAACAACACTACAACAATCTTTATTGTAAAAACCTTTAACATagcctttttaaaaatttatatatttgatctaaaaaatcataattttttaaatgaataacaaGTTAGACCATTTGTCCTAGCTCATATATGTACACTGATACATTAAGATGACGTTGTACCCACATGTGTTGtttctgtcttactaatgtagaCCATACCAAATtttcgttaattttatttttttgttttcagaacacattttgtgatgttagctt includes the following:
- the LOC113551906 gene encoding ras-related protein Rab-23 produces the protein MREEDLEIALKVVIVGNGAVGKSSMIQRYCRGTFTRDYKKTIGVDFLERQIECNGEDVRLMLWDTAGQEEFDAITKAYYRGAQACVLAFSTTDRDSFEAIHSWKIKVEDECGKIPTVIVQNKVDLIERSQVDPQEVDILARSLGCKLICTSVKDDVNVNNVFRYLATRCLMEIQKEEQEYMSGNGLHQTYTIGSFGAVPYHNRNSSTTIKLRSGKIRQKKKNIFKNSCVIP
- the LOC113551907 gene encoding uncharacterized protein LOC113551907: MDDVGFRLNPKGDLTKMLDNAEMTIETIRKEALKMAEDLENVNNSVECVRNSKLLDDLSDVDKEDIYQFANRIIDRCETVNISVLTTRSDSQQNCLEEINKMIDRIVNTLREDPDNAKSMCQTYIASCSSSGNELGCKVFETAVLGCTLDDQKCIIKRLQGLLNYIIESKGK